The genomic stretch TGGCGGCCGCGCTGCTGGCTTATTACCGGTTTATACTCAAACCCTACGACGTGTTCGGCTCGTTTTTTCTCAACGGGATGCTTTGCATCTCGCCGCCGGGCGCGGCGGTGAAGCTGGCGATAATATACTTGGCGGTTTCCTACGGTTTCGCGCTGGTTTTGCGGGGGCTGCGCTCCCCGGAGAAATATTTCTATCTGGCCGCGCTGTTTTACAATCAGGCGTTGCTGGCGTATTTTTTCAATTCCGGCAACACCAACCATCTGATGCACTCATACCCGTTTATGGGGCTGCAATTATTTCTGATGCTCCATATCGCGGCTGAGCAATGGAAACGCCCGGCCTGGAAACTGGCGTTTTCGGCGGTTGCGGCGCTGCTGGTCATTGTCCAGGCCGGCGCAGCGGCCGGAATGTACCGGTCCAACGGGCAGCGCGCAAGGTTCTGGGACAATTTCAGGAATCACCAGAACTATCTGTGGCGTTTTGAGCGGGCGCATATCCTGTCCACCATAGACCCGCTGCCTCTGGAAGCCAGCGTGGACCTGATTCATAAATACGCGCCCGCGCAGGGGGAGGGGATACTTATATCCTCCCGGTACGACAATCTGCTGCCTTTTCTGGCGCAAAGGCGCAGCCTGCTGCCCTATTACGACATGTCCAATTACCTTATAACGCCGGAGCATTCCGGCAGGGCGCTGCTGTCGGCGCGGCGCGCCAGGCCGGACATACTGTTTGCCGACGCGGACATTGACCAGCCCCCGTCCGACGCCTGGCGCCGGCTGGACGGCAGAATTAAATACTGGACCACGGAGCGCGACATCCGCTTTGCCAAGCAGCAGAAACTGCGCGAACTTTTTGAAGCCGCAAGCGCGGGCTACCGCAAGGTTGAAACCGCCGGCCTGCTGGCGGTGTATAGGAGGGTCCGCTGATGGGCGCAATCCGGGCTGGGCGTATGGGAATGCGGGGGCGATATTTTATACCATTGCTTGCGTAGATGCTGATACTGGCGCCGCGTCTTCGCCGTAAACGGAGCGGTAATGCGGCTTATCGTTTCCGGCGGTTGCGCGCATGGGGTTTGGCGGATTGCGATGGTTTCGTCAGGATATGGCCGCGCTGCTGTGTCGGAGGGGCATGATATCTGTTTACGATAAAAAACACCATGTGAAACATTGCGGGCCAATGCCGCACGGCCGCGACGTGGCCGAAGGGCTTGGTTTTTACGGCGCCGTCGCCGCGATGCTGTCTGTTACAATAAAACCCGAAACGGTTCTGGACATTGGTTGCGCGAAAGGTTCCCTGGTCGAATGCCTGCGCGATATCGGCATTGACGCGCGCGGTGTGGACGTGTCGGAATACGCAATAAGTCACACCCGTCATGATATAAGGCCGTTCTGCCAGGCGGTGGATATAGCTTCGTTCATTCCGCAGTGCGGGAAATACGATTTGATAACCTGCATGGAAATGCTGGAGCATTTGACGCCGGAACAAAGCGTTCTTGCAGTGGAAAAAATATGCCGGTGGACCGACGCCGCGCTCCTATTGGCATCCTCGCATGATTTTGACGAATCGTCGCATAGCGACGTCCGCCCCAAAGATTACTGGCGGGATATGTTCGGGCGTTTCGGCTTCGTGGAGGATAAAACCTTTATTTTTGGCAGACTCATATGCCGAGACGCGATGCTGTTCCGCCGGAAAGAAGGCGCCCTGGCGGCGGGGATTAAAACCTGCCTGCGTGCCGCGTCAAGCCGCGCTGCGCTGCGGTTGTGGGCCGGGCTGGCGCGGCGCAGACTGCCGCGCCTGCCGTTTCGCAATTTCGGCGAGGTGCTGCGCGTGCTGGTGCGGTTTGCCAACCGCAGAAGAATCAAGATTGTTGCCGCCGCGCTCAAAAACGGTTTTGTGCCGCTGGTGGAGGAGGTTTTTCACCGACTGCGCATGGTGCAACTGTACCCTGATTGGGTTGTTGGAATGATGGTTGCGCCCGCAGAACTGGAGCGGCAGCGTGGCGACCGGTTTGAGAAAATGCCAAAAATAAGCATTGCAACCCCGGTTTACAACACCGACGCCGGCGCGCTGACGGCAATGCTGGAATCCGTTCTGGCGCAGACCTATGCGAACTGGGAGTTGTGTCTGGCCGACGGGGCGTCCACTTTTCCGCATGTGCGGGAAATTCTGGAAAAATATTCCAAAAAAGACCCGCGCATAAAAGTCAAGTTTCTGGATGAAAATGGCGGCATAGCCAAAAACTCCAATGCCGCGCTTGGAATGGCTGGCGGCGAGTATATCGGTTTGCTGGACCATGACGACCTGCTTTCCCCGGATGCGCTTTATGAGATTGTTCGCGCCATCCACACCTGTCCCGATGCGGATGCGATTTATTCCGATGAGGATAAAATAACAGGGGATGGCCGTTTCCGGTTTGACCCTCATTTCAAGCCTGCTTGGTCGCCTGATGCGCTGCGCAGCCATAACTACATAACGCATTTTTTTGTCGTGCGGGCGGCTCTCCTGGCCAAGATAGGTGGATTCAGGGAGGGCTATGACGGTTCTCAGGACTACGACCTGATACTGCGGGCCTGCCATGTCGCGCGACAGGTGTTGCATATCCCCAGGATTCTCTATCATTGGCGCACTGTGGAAGGCTCTACGGCGTTAAATTCGTCGGCGAAGCTCTACGCTTACACCGCGGCGAAAAAAGCGCTGGCCTCGCATATTGAAAGCCTTGGCGGGAGGGGTTCTGTGACGGACGGCGATTTTGTCGGCTCATATGTGGTTAACTACGAACTGGTGGAGAAGCCGGAAACCGCGCTGGCGGTGTTGGCGCCGGAAGACTGCGGAGAGTCTTATCTGCATGCGCTGCTTGACGGAACCGGCTGGGGCAAGTTTTCCGCGCAGGTGATAACACAGCATGCCCGCCCCGATATTTCAATCGGCGGACGGACGGTGTCTTTTCGCCCCTCTTTTGTCCTTCCAGCTAACGCGAGGGCGGCGGCGTTTGTGGATTTTGGCTTGATTCCGCGCAGCCCCGGCTGGCTGGAAAAGCTGCTTATTCATGCCATGCGCGATGGCGTGGGCGCGGCTGGCGGAAAAACTTATTACCCCGGCGGAAGCGTGCATCAGGCCGGCTACTCCGTGCGCGGCGATTGCGCGCCGCTGCGCCTGCAGGAGCATTGCGGGATATTCGGCTACAAGGGCAAGCTGAAAATCGCGCACAATGTATCGGCGGTGGCGCATTGTTTCGCGGTCCGGGCGGACGTGTTCCGCGAACT from Elusimicrobiales bacterium encodes the following:
- a CDS encoding glycosyltransferase, which encodes MPHGRDVAEGLGFYGAVAAMLSVTIKPETVLDIGCAKGSLVECLRDIGIDARGVDVSEYAISHTRHDIRPFCQAVDIASFIPQCGKYDLITCMEMLEHLTPEQSVLAVEKICRWTDAALLLASSHDFDESSHSDVRPKDYWRDMFGRFGFVEDKTFIFGRLICRDAMLFRRKEGALAAGIKTCLRAASSRAALRLWAGLARRRLPRLPFRNFGEVLRVLVRFANRRRIKIVAAALKNGFVPLVEEVFHRLRMVQLYPDWVVGMMVAPAELERQRGDRFEKMPKISIATPVYNTDAGALTAMLESVLAQTYANWELCLADGASTFPHVREILEKYSKKDPRIKVKFLDENGGIAKNSNAALGMAGGEYIGLLDHDDLLSPDALYEIVRAIHTCPDADAIYSDEDKITGDGRFRFDPHFKPAWSPDALRSHNYITHFFVVRAALLAKIGGFREGYDGSQDYDLILRACHVARQVLHIPRILYHWRTVEGSTALNSSAKLYAYTAAKKALASHIESLGGRGSVTDGDFVGSYVVNYELVEKPETALAVLAPEDCGESYLHALLDGTGWGKFSAQVITQHARPDISIGGRTVSFRPSFVLPANARAAAFVDFGLIPRSPGWLEKLLIHAMRDGVGAAGGKTYYPGGSVHQAGYSVRGDCAPLRLQEHCGIFGYKGKLKIAHNVSAVAHCFAVRADVFRELGGFDPRYSSYLRAIDYCMKARSAGKLVVWTPFAEFTLPKSFPDNTPQAERAYFLEKWKKELAAGDPYYNANFNPDRADFSL